CTCGCGCGAGCAGCGGATGCTGGACCTGACCGGCCGCTATTTCACCATGTCCGATCTGATCGGCGTCGGACGGCGAATGATCGGCACCGGCCTGATCGGCGGCAAAGCCGTCGGCCTGCTCCTGGCCCGGGCCATCCTCCGCAAGGAAGACCCGCGCTGGGCCGACCTGCTCGAGGTCCACGACTCCTTCTACGTCGCCTCGGACGTCTTCTACACCTTCCTCGTCCGCAACGGCTGCTGGTGGGTCCGCGAGGGCCTGCACGACCCGGAGAACTTCCTGCGGGCCGCCAAGGAAGGCCGGCGGCTGATCCTTCGCGGCGTGTTCCCCGACTACCTGGTCAAGGAATTCTCCGACATGCTCGACTACTTCGGGCAGTCGCCGATCATCGTCCGCTCCAGCAGCCTCCTCGAAGACAACTTCGGCAACGCCTTCGCCGGCAAGTACGAGAGCGTCTTCTGCGCCAACCAGGGCTCGCGGGCCAAGCGGCTCGAAGACTTCATGTCCGCCGTCCGCACCGTCTACGCCAGCGCCATGAGCGAAAACGCCCTGCGCTACCGGGCCGAGCGCGGCCTGCTCGACCGCGATGAACAGATGTCGCTGCTGGTCCAGCGGGTCTCCGGCTCGCTGCACGGCCACCTGTTCTACCCCCACCTGGCGGGCGTCGGGCTTTCCTACAATCCGTACGTCTGGAACGAGTACATCGACCCGGAGGCGGGGATGATCCGCCTGGTCTTCGGCCTCGGCACCCGCGCGGTCGACCGCACCGACGACGACTACACCCGCCTGGTGGCCCTCAACGCCCCCGATCGTCAGCCCGAAGCGTCGGCGGACCAGGCCCGTCGTCACGCCCAGCGGAAGGTCGACGTGCTCGAACTCGGGGCCAACCAGCTTGTGGCGATGGACTTCCGCGACGTGGTCCGCCAGTCGCCCGCACTGCCCATCGAAAAAATCGCCTCCCGCGACCCAGCCGCCGAAGCCCTGGCCCGCGAGCGAAAGCGCGACCTGTTCACCTGGAACCTGACCTTCGACCAACTGCTCAACGAGACCGATTTCGTCCGCGACATGCGCGAAATGCTGGCCATCCTCAACCGGGCGTACCACTACCCGGTCGACGTCGAATTCACCGCCAACTTCCTTCCGGACCAGACCTATCGGATCAATCTGCTCCAGTGCCGGCCGCTCCAGGTCTCCGGCAGCACCGGAACCGCCGAACCGCCCGCTGACATTCCCGCCGACCGCCTCATCTTCGAGAGCCGCGGCCCGGTCATCGGCCCCAGCCGCATCGACCGGATCGACCGCCTGATCTTCGTCTCCCCCGCCGGCTACAGCCGACTGCCCCTCCAGGAGCAGTACGCCATCGCCCGCCTCGTCGGCCGGGTCGTCCACGCCGAAGGCCCCAACGACTCGCGGACCATCATGCTCCTGGGCCCCGGCCGTTGGGGCACGTCCACCCCGTCCCTCGGCGTCCCCGTCTCCTTCGCCGAAATCAACCAGGCCGCCGTCCTCTGCGAACTGGTGACCATGCGCGAGGACCTGGTGCCCGACGTCTCACTGGGCACCCACTTCTTCAGCGATCTGGTCGAACGCGACATCCTCTACCTGGCCATCTTCCCCGGCCGCGAAGGCCACCGCTTCCTCGAAAACTCCTTCCACCAGAGGCCCAACCGCCTGGCCGAACTGGTCCCCGACGCCCCCGATGCCTACGCCGAGATCGTCAAGGTCATTGACGTGGAGCGCCACCTGCTCGTCAACGCCAACGCGGTCAAACAGCGGGCCGTCTGCTACCTCGAAAAGCCCTGACGCCGCCGCCGGCCAGTCACGAGAGCTTATCCTGAGCGTGACTACTATAGGCAAATCTTATGCGTACTATAATAAGCTAACATAATAATGTTCATGTTGACTTTAAGCAGTTGTTATACTACACTTAGTCTTTTGGCAGGACAGGCGCAGAGTCTGATCGACTCGTAGAGCCGCAACGGTAAAGGAGCACGCACATGTCTCGGTTTGTTGACAGTTTCATGGAGAAGCTCATCGCCAAGAACCCGGGGGAACCGGAGTTCCATCAGGCGGTGCGCGAAGTCGTTGAATCGGTGATGCCGATTGTCGAGTCCACCCCCCGCTACAAGCAAGGCAAGATCCTCGAACGGATCGTCGAGCCGGAACGGGTCATCATGTTCCGCGTTCCCTGGCAGGACGACAAGGGGCAGATCCACATCGATCGCGGGTTCCGTGTGGAAATGAACAGCGCCATCGGCCCCTACAAGGGCGGATTGCGGTTCCACCCCACCGTCTACCTGGGCCTCGTGAAGTTCCTGGCCTTCGAGCAGGTCTTCAAGAACAGCCTGACCACCCTGCCGATGGGCGGCGCCAAGGGCGGCTCCGACTTCGACCCCAAGGGCAAGAGCGATGACGAGGTGATGCGGTTCTGCCAGAGCTTCATGAGCGAGATGTTCCGGCACATCGGCCCCCACACCGACGTGCCAGCCGGCGACATCGGCGTCGGGTCGCGCGAGATCGGCTTCCTCTTCGGCCAGTACAAACGGCTGACCAACGAGTTCACCGGCGTCCTGACCGGCAAGAAGCTCGGCTGGGGCGGCTCGCTGATCCGTCCGGAAGCCACCGGCTACGGAGCCACCTACTTCGCTCAGGAAATGCTGGCCACCCGATTCGACACGTTCCAGGGCAAGACCGTCACCGTCTCCGGGGCCGGCAACGTCGCCCAGTACACGGTCGAGAAGGTCAACCAGCTCGGCGGCAAGTGCGTCACCCTCTCCGACTCCGACGGCACCATCGTCGATATGGACGGCATCAACGACGAAAAACTCGCGTGGGTCATGGACCTCAAAAACGTCCGCCGCGGACG
The sequence above is drawn from the Phycisphaerae bacterium genome and encodes:
- the gdhA gene encoding NADP-specific glutamate dehydrogenase; this translates as MSRFVDSFMEKLIAKNPGEPEFHQAVREVVESVMPIVESTPRYKQGKILERIVEPERVIMFRVPWQDDKGQIHIDRGFRVEMNSAIGPYKGGLRFHPTVYLGLVKFLAFEQVFKNSLTTLPMGGAKGGSDFDPKGKSDDEVMRFCQSFMSEMFRHIGPHTDVPAGDIGVGSREIGFLFGQYKRLTNEFTGVLTGKKLGWGGSLIRPEATGYGATYFAQEMLATRFDTFQGKTVTVSGAGNVAQYTVEKVNQLGGKCVTLSDSDGTIVDMDGINDEKLAWVMDLKNVRRGRIREYADHFKGAKYLAGQRPWSVPCQVAFPSATQNEITEDDARTLVKNGCICVSEGANMPTVPAGVDVFLEAKILYGPGKAANAGGVATSGLEMAQNAMHVNWIRDEVDERLKDIMTAIHEACVTYGKDGDFVDYVKGANVAGFVKVADAMIDQGLV
- a CDS encoding pyruvate, phosphate dikinase, with translation MENKQMSSGLPGLDRALGGVLAGDNIVWLVDSIDDYLRFVRPYCEYAAATQKKLVYFRFARHEPLVTQDMGAEIHELQPEHGFEAFLTQIHDVIENAGRGAYYVFDCLSDLLADWYSDQMLANFFVLTCPYLFDLDTVAFFALLRDHHSSQATSPIIETTQLFLDVYRHKDRLYVYPIKVQHRYSPTMYMLHGWQGDEFVPVADSATISEILSSRPPLELETGSRRLDAWSRTFAEAEHLRDNPHARECSVEEGTRYFDRLLRMAISREQRMLDLTGRYFTMSDLIGVGRRMIGTGLIGGKAVGLLLARAILRKEDPRWADLLEVHDSFYVASDVFYTFLVRNGCWWVREGLHDPENFLRAAKEGRRLILRGVFPDYLVKEFSDMLDYFGQSPIIVRSSSLLEDNFGNAFAGKYESVFCANQGSRAKRLEDFMSAVRTVYASAMSENALRYRAERGLLDRDEQMSLLVQRVSGSLHGHLFYPHLAGVGLSYNPYVWNEYIDPEAGMIRLVFGLGTRAVDRTDDDYTRLVALNAPDRQPEASADQARRHAQRKVDVLELGANQLVAMDFRDVVRQSPALPIEKIASRDPAAEALARERKRDLFTWNLTFDQLLNETDFVRDMREMLAILNRAYHYPVDVEFTANFLPDQTYRINLLQCRPLQVSGSTGTAEPPADIPADRLIFESRGPVIGPSRIDRIDRLIFVSPAGYSRLPLQEQYAIARLVGRVVHAEGPNDSRTIMLLGPGRWGTSTPSLGVPVSFAEINQAAVLCELVTMREDLVPDVSLGTHFFSDLVERDILYLAIFPGREGHRFLENSFHQRPNRLAELVPDAPDAYAEIVKVIDVERHLLVNANAVKQRAVCYLEKP